Proteins found in one Zea mays cultivar B73 chromosome 1, Zm-B73-REFERENCE-NAM-5.0, whole genome shotgun sequence genomic segment:
- the LOC103633560 gene encoding ACT domain-containing protein ACR8 translates to MERYHPSEVYELFVRHMNTPRVVVDNGVCATATLVQVHSARKHGVLLEAVAALSDHGVCVRKGYISSDDGRWFMDVFHVTDAAGRKVADADADALLARLESSLSADALPPRTPPAAAAGTPTLLELVGADRPGLLSEVFAVLHDLRCDIADARAWTHGGRVAALVFVRDEDTGAPIDDAARVRRVESRLRHVLRGGALGARMVRADAAAVNMDRRLHQLLNEDGEAESRADQATAVAVQDWGERGYSVLTVSCRDRPKLLFDVVCTLTDLDYVVYHGTFDTDGDHAQQEFYIRRLDGRPISSAAERRRVIQCLQAAIERRASEGVRLELRITDRRGLLAYVTRVFRENSLSVTHAEITTRGDMAMNVFHVTDVAGRPADPKTIDEVIQRIGTESLRVDEERWPRLCLTEGDAGRGGAGIFSLGSLVKKNLASLGLIRSCS, encoded by the exons ATGGAGCGGTACCATCCCTCAGAGGTGTACGAGCTCTTCGTGCGCCACATGAACACCCCGAG GGTGGTGGTGGACAACGGCGTGTGCGCGACGGCGACGCTGGTGCAGGTGCACAGCGCGAGGAAGCACGGCGTGCTGCTCGAGGCGGTGGCGGCCCTGTCCGACCACGGTGTCTGCGTCCGCAAGGGCTACATCTCCTCCGACGACGGCCGCTGGTTCATGGACGTGTTCCACGTGACCGACGCCGCGGGCCGCAAGGTggccgacgccgacgccgacgcccTGCTGGCGCGGCTCGAGTCCTCGCTCTCGGCCGACGCATTGCCGCCTCGCACGCCGCCCGCCGCTGCGGCTGGGACGCCCACCCTGCTCGAGCTCGTCGGCGCCGACCGCCCGGGCCTCCTCTCCGAGGTCTTCGCCGTGCTGCACGACCTCCGCTGCGACATCGCCGACGCCAGGGCCTGGACGCACGGCGGCCGCGTCGCCGCGCTCGTGTTCGTGCGCGACGAGGACACGGGCGCGCCCATCGACGACGCGGCGCGGGTCCGGCGCGTCGAGTCCAGGCTCAGGCACGTCCTCCGCGGCGGCGCGCTCGGCGCCAGGATGGTCCGGGCGGACGCCGCGGCCGTCAACATGGACCGGAGGCTCCACCAGCTCCTCAACGAGGACGGGGAGGCCGAGAGCCGCGCCGACCAGGCCACGGCGGTCGCCGTGCAGGATTGGGGGGAGAGGGGGTACTCGGTGCTCACCGTGAGCTGCCGTGACCGCCCCAAGCTGCTGTTCGACGTCGTGTGCACCTTGACGGACTTGGATTACGTGGTGTACCACGGCACGTTCGATACGGACGGCGATCACGCCCAGCAG GAGTTCTACATCAGGCGGTTGGACGGGCGGCCAATTAGCTCGGCGGCCGAGAGGCGGCGCGTGATCCAATGCTTGCAAGCGGCCATCGAGAGGCGCGCATCCGAG GGCGTGAGGCTGGAGCTGCGCATCACCGACCGCCGCGGGCTGCTCGCCTACGTCACGCGCGTGTTCAGAGAGAACAGCCTCTCGGTGACGCACGCCGAGATCACCACCAGGGGCGACATGGCCATGAACGTGTTCCACGTCACCGACGTGGCCGGCCGGCCCGCGGATCCCAAGACCATCGACGAGGTGATCCAGAGGATCGGCACGGAGAGCCTCCGGGTGGACGAGGAACGGTGGCCGCGCCTGTGCTTGACAGAGGGTGACGCGGGCCGCGGCGGTGCGGGGATCTTCTCGCTCGGAAGCCTTGTCAAGAAGAACCTGGCCAGCCTTGGCCTCATAAGATCCTGCTCGTGA
- the LOC100502331 gene encoding autophagy protein 9: protein MMSFRSKDAHAQTRLNWPWRSQSPLSAQLLVDIPPEIELSDYRRLPSSRSESPSGLLHDEGVKEEPIPDLDIFFERLYEYFCAKGLRCIITKWIIEILNVLFMVCCIGFFFLFVDWDTLIHLKCGVEALESGEKPCDLMKAIKHDPLVPFTLPKMITVGSMVIMTAYGLTNFLKFFVQLRSTLNVRQFYYDRLKVNDLEIQTISWPKIIEKVVLLQKSQKLCVVRDLSEHDIIMRIMRKENYLIGMVNKGILSFPIHSCVPGAGPTGSHEHGRRNYLILPKSLEWTLNWCIFQSMFDSKFCVRKEFLTSPDVLRKRLIFVGIAMLILSPCLVIFPLVYVILRHAEEIYNHPSTASSRRWSNLSRWIFREYNEVDHFFRHRMNNSAVHSLNYLKQFPTPLVSIMAKFVSFVSGGLAGALIIIGFVGESILEGHIFGRNLLWYTIVFGTIAAISRKVVADELQVFDPEGAMCLAVHQTHYMPKRWRGKENSELVRREFETLFPYTIIMLLEEMASIFITPYLLISEVPKRVDDILRFISDFTIYVDGVGDVCSLSLFNFKKHGNRNYGSPFNALKGLRSSQGKMEKSFLSFQSVYPSCEPNADGKQFLSNLQKFKERQVRQQALAQYQALEASGFVAGTRGQRDDTFQQLHSDIHGHAEATLPPVYNLSPLGLLDTDQRMHPYILDWYYTCHPPHSDRAEGPQFDQAFPETGVSTSPPARETSEIEEVGDWDNELYERVQSHLGASTSSALFWNTPGKDHGTEENTNSNWWAHAPAYPSGPQGSFIEPPDFGNRYMTNPHSSNHSGGTSEGSTSDLEQSNSRSRSSWRSPQALSKTRYMDDSDIEEGLSLHFADVHQKDEDDRHLVVRDHQDPAPSGLPVRIIPRSSDPV from the exons ATGATGTCCTTCCGTTCGAAGGACGCACATGCACAAACAAGACTTAACTGGCCATGGAGAAGCCAATCGCCGTTATCAGCGCAGCTGCTTGTTGATATTCCACCTGAAATAGAGTTGTCCGACTACCGGAGATTGCCAAGTTCTCGAAGCGAGAGCCCATCTGGACTTCTCCATGACGAAGGCGTCAAGGAAGAACCTATCCCTGATCTGGACATTTTCTTTGAAAGGCTTTACGAATATTTCTGCGCAAAAGGGCTCAGGTGTATCATTACCAAATGGATAATAGAGATCCTCAATGTACTTTTTATGGTATGCTGTATCGGGTTCTTTTTCTTATTTGTTGATTGGGATACTCTTATTCATTTGAAATGCGGTGTGGAGGCACTTGAGTCTGGGGAGAAACCATGTGATCTTATGAAGGCCATTAAGCATGATCCATTAGTTCCCTTCACATTGCCCAAAATGATAACTGTTGGATCAATGGTCATAATGACAGCTTATGGACTTACCAACTTTCTCAAGTTCTTTGTACAGTTAAGAAGTACACTCAATGTTCGTCAGTTCTACTATGACAG ACTTAAGGTCAATGATCTTGAGATTCAAACTATATCATGGCCCAAAATAATTGAGAAAGTTGTCCTGCTCCAGAAATCTCAAAAACTATGTGTTGTTAGGGATCTCTCAGAGCATGATATTATCATGAGAATCATGAGGAAAGAAAATTATTTGATTGGGATGGTCAATAAAGGCATTCTTTCTTTTCCAATTCATTCTTGTGTGCCTGGGGCTGGCCCAACTGGATCACATGAGCATGGCAGGAGAAACTATCTGATACTTCCaaagtcccttgaatggaccttaAACTGGTGCATCTTTCAAAGTATGTTCGATAG TAAATTTTGTGTAAGGAAAGAGTTTTTGACAAGCCCAGATGTGTTGAGAAAGCGACTTATATTTGTTGGCATTGCAATGCTTATCCTATCACCCTGCCTTGTGATATTTCCATTGGTGTACGTCATTCTAAGGCATGCTGAAGAAATTTATAATCACCCTAGTACAGCATCATCTAGACGGTGGTCAAACTTATCAAGGTGGATCTTTAGGGAATATAACGAG GTTGATCACTTCTTTAGACACAGAATGAACAACAGCGCTGTTCATTCTTTAAATTACTTGAAGCAATTTCCAACCCCACTGGTTTCCATCATGGCTAAATTTGTATCTTTTGTTTCTGGTGGCTTGGCTGGTGCTCTAATAATCATTGGATTTGTGGGTGAATCTATTCTTGAAGGACAT ATTTTTGGAAGAAATCTTCTCTGGtatactattgtttttggaacaaTAGCAGCTATAAGTCGAAAAGTAGTGGCCGATGAGCTTCAAGTTTTTGACCCAGAAGGGGCCATGTGCCTCGCTGTTCACCAAACACATTACATGCCAAAGCGATGGCGTGGTAAAGAGAACAGCGAACTTGTACGAAGAGAATTTGAGACATTATTTCCG TATACTATAATCATGCTACTTGAAGAGATGGCCTCCATTTTCATCACTCCTTACTTGCTTATTTCTGAGGTACCTAAG CGAGTTGATGACATTCTGCGCTTCATCTCAGACTTCACAATATATGTAGACGGAGTGGGAGATGTATGCAG TCTAAGCTTGTTTAACTTCAAAAAACATGGAAATAGAAACTATGGGTCACCATTCAATGCTCTTAAAGGTCTCAGGAGCTCCCAAGGGAAGATGGAGAAATCATTCTTAAG TTTCCAGAGTGTCTATCCATCATGTGAGCCAAATGCTGATGGCAAACAATTCTTATCTAACCTCCAAAAGTTCAAAGAAAGGCAAGTACGTCAACAAGCTCTTGCACAATATCAAGCACTGGAGGCTTCAGGCTTTGTGGCAGGCACTAGAGGTCAAAGGGATGATACCTTCCAACAACTCCATAGCGATATTCATGGCCACGCTGAGGCCACCCTGCCTCCTGTTTATAACTTGAGCCCCTTGGGATTGCTTGACACAGACCAAAGAATGCATCCATATATCCTGGACTGGTATTACACATGTCATCCACCACACTCGGATAGAGCTGAGGGCCCCCAATTTGACCAAGCATTCCCTGAGACCGGTGTGAGCACGAGTCCACCAGCAAGGGAAACATCTGAAATTGAAGAAGTCGGAGACTGGGACAACGAGTTGTATGAAAGGGTTCAAAGTCATCTGGGGGCATCAACATCAAGTGCTTTGTTCTGGAACACTCCAGGGAAGGACCATGGTACAGAAGAAAACACTAACAGCAATTGGTGGGCACATGCCCCTGCATATCCTTCTGGTCCCCAGGGTAGCTTCATCGagcctccagattttggaaatcGATACATGACAAATCCTCATTCCAGTAATCACAGTGGCGGTACATCGGAGGGAAGCACGTCGGATCTAGAGCAGAGCAATAGCAGAAGCAGAAGTTCCTGGAGGAGCCCTCAAGCGTTGTCCAAGACAAGATATATGGACGACTCTGATATTGAGGAAGGGCTAAGCCTGCACTTTGCTGATGTCCATCAGAAGGATGAAGACGATAGACACCTGGTGGTCAGGGATCATCAAGATCCCGCACCATCTGGTCTTCCAGTAAGAATAATACCTAGAAGCAGTGACCCTGTGTAA